From the Lactuca sativa cultivar Salinas chromosome 9, Lsat_Salinas_v11, whole genome shotgun sequence genome, the window ATTAAGTATCgaagttcggttgaagataagccACCCTTTAAATCCATTATCTAAAAGAAGCCTTTCGGTGTTTCTTAACAAACACTAGATCGTATTTTTTTCGGggaaccacacaagcacttcaagtatctcttgattttgaaggaagagattagTGTCTGGAATCATTTGCTTCAAGTTGTAATAAGACTTCACTCACATCCTATACacattttgctttatttctttatctttggcacactcttgcacgaaaATTCTTTGtaattttccaaaattctagTTCATGTTACTAATGGCTTGTTTAAGTGTTTTTTGGAGCGAAAGTGGTTATATTTACACATTGCATGTGTTGCAAATTGAAGATTGGTTTGATGTGTAGATAAGATTTCGAATACAGTAATCAGATAACCATTAATattgggcgcgtgaatttgaaacggttcctatACCCACGCATGATGACGTCTATCTGGGGAAACCAAGCTGTCAAATCGCGCTTTTTCAAGCGACTTTTCAGGGATCGTATCATCATTACAAGAGATTCTTTCTCTCTCCTAGCAGCGGTATATAAAGGATTTCTCCCACCACTTGTACTTCTTACCTTCTTCAAACTCTCTCAAATACAACAGCAATCTTCAACAATCCtcaactgttcatcttcttctttacaTCATCAATGGCGGAATCCTCATCTCATCAAGATCAAACTGCTTCTTCGTCATTACTTGTGATCAAACCTAATCAGAACATGATCATTCAACTAAACCCATTCTTGTATGATTCATACATGCTACACGTTGTTGAATGTCTTAAGTACTCCCCACTGGTAATCGCTCTTACGCAGGTGGCATCTGTTCCCATGTCTTTGTTGTTCCAGGTGTACTCTACTATGTGTTACGATAAGAACAAGGAGAGGATCTACTTTCAAATTTTCAATCACAAGGCATCCATTTCAAAAGCCCGATGCTACTCTCTGCTACGGCTTGCCGTCAATGCTTCTGTCGTCTCTCCAGATTTCATTACCACGACTCAATTGTTCTCAATGTTTTATGAAATGGGTTATATTGATGTTCTTACAACAGtgaccaagttcaagaagtcctgttTGCCACCACAATGAAATGTGTTACTTACCCTTATCAACAAGGGTTTGGCGGAATGAGTAGTTGGGTCTAACGGTACAAGTAAAGGTTTCATGACCATTCTCTACGGTCTCTACAATGGTATTAATCTGGATTATGGCTCTCTTCTTTGGTCGCAACTGGTACAAAGTCTCAACTCCTCAACAAGACATTCAGAGATCTCCTGTGGTCGTTTCTGGACCATCATCACTCGAAGGGCCATTGATAACTTTCAGATTCCAATTATGAAACATGCTATGCTCTCCTCTGTGGCTActtttcataccaagaagattaTCTTCTCTGATGCCACCAAGTTTTCTCACATTGGATCAATACCTGAAACGATGTACATGTGTGTGTCGAGTGAAAGTAATGTGATGACTGCCTACCGGAAACTTTCTCCCAAGGGTCCGAGAGAATTGACTCCTGAAATGCAAGTCGCGTTAGATGTTGTGGAGAAGCCAGTAAAGCGATGGAAGAAGGCTAATACCAAGAAGGTGGAAACTGAAGGTCCTTCTACAAAAACTACCAAGTCTAAGAAGCAAAAGGCTGAAGAAGCTTCCTCTTCGACTCCAAAGAAGGTCAAGAAAATGACAAGGAGACCAAAGAATCCTTCTTTTTCAAACTCAGAACATGATGAGGAGCAATCGGCTAATGAGGACGAAGAGGTTGGACACGAAGGTTCACCTAGAGGTAATCGACCTCCTCGTCCTCCTACTCCCACTGAACAACTCAATGACAAGATTCCAACTCCTCCTCCATCCCCACTGAAAAATACTGTTCCAGCTTCGGTTGCACCAATTCCACCACCTCCTACAACTCAAAATACTACCACTATTCTACCACCTCCACCCGTTAGCACAATACCCTTCTCTACAACCCCATTACCACCTCCCATTATTTCACAAGCAACTACCACAACTACCCCAATCTCCACTACCACAACCTAACCTCCAGTAAATGTCAACGTGTCTGATATGGGGGCTAATACTGAAACCAAAACCCTTGTTACACCCAAACCTCCTTCACCATCACCCTCCAGTGATTCTGCTCCCACTCTAGGTGGTCACAATATTGAGTTTGAATCAATGTATTACAGTCCTTATAGACTCCCCACCGATGAAGATGATGAGGCTCCAGCAACAAGACAACAAATGCAAAGTCTGGACGATAAGCTTGATCGTTTGCTCAATTCTTCATTAAAGTACAATGATGTTGTGATGAAGGTTTTCTTGGACACTGCTTTTGAACAATATACGGAAGCAATTGATAAATCAACCAAGACAGTTGAAGCATCTACAACTGCCTGCAATAAAGCTACAACAGATGTTACGGAACTCATTCAGAATACTCAGATATTTCTTGATTCCCTTAAAGGACATTTTGATGCGAATGCAGCTAAGGTAAATGCATCGGTTGACTCTCTCTCCATGTCTCTTTAGGAGGAGAAACTCAAGTTTGATTCCGTTCGTTCTGATATTCGATCCGAGAACACTTCTCTTCTAAGCTCAGTGAATACTCGTCTTAAGAAGCTCCACGctgattttgatgggttttgagcattctaacacttcctaagtgtacatgcaaccctaataaccttggatctatgtttgtctaattatcatgcaaagttgaattccaaggttatattcctatctagcatacatggggaacaattttaacttgaataatagatagaataacttaccttgttgttgcttgtgttccttgaaaccttgtgagcctagcaccccaagtgtgatgcctcaaatgcttcacacaacaccaaatgctcttggaaagactcttgagataatacacacttctcaaaatcggccaggcCCTCTAGTTTCCTTAGTGTctcttgtgtagccaattttgtggagaatgggactcttatatagtgttgacacatctagggttacaccatgtaaaccctaatgtgtcatgactcttcatttccatgacccatgggtttgtaactcccatggagcatccatggagcatcctatgggtagaacccaacttgataatccatggagcctcttagcccactatacaagatatggatgatttacataatcaaccccatatatttaattagttctcttttgaccacttaattaattctaaattaattattgatcaaactaatcaaataatattattaatatattagaacttataatatattaataatctccaagtgttattcctctcatttagtctaaccaattgcatggtgccatgcaacccaaatggaccatgccgggtcgggtcaagtacacacccgaaatagttatggacttagacaccttatccaacagtctcccacttggataagtctaataactatatcttctagtacttcaggaaccgaccggcaatcgtagctctttcaaggtttctcggaactgagaagatgatggtacgccatttaagataagtgatcttataatcctatgttctagatatcagccggacaaatacatggaacattgtcttgcttattgtccagcatttgtttcccgatttccgatttgtttgacatagaacttaattgaacacatcaacttagttctgaccgggcccggtacatgggtcaaaacaaaatcatcgaggggcccagatatcagcttctaatccaagaaggaacagataaacttcgactcatatgtttgttctaccactcatggaattacacacaaaagtacgttttataacatcgagttaccaatgcggtttcgtacagtcaatgcataaccaacttgtaagtaacaaatcatatctctaggtttgaagacttatacgatattaccgtctcacgatcactccagatagaattccatgaagtgattccagtgagcgtgggttgagttcaatgctcagaacttatgagcactcatgattgttgtagccttgtccaagacctctacaacaaacatgacagtcttgattcatatctacttccaacatatgaccgactgtggaggtttgaataatatgttataccaaacaaaattattctggaagtcaaaacatgcaaaagaaatatagtaaacgatcgacaagagatagcaacactttactcataaataaaactccttttattcatcatctaatgtgaattacactttacaaatttctgggttatctaactactgaatctaatatcatccttcagccctatgctccgagcatgctggagatgcttaacccgagtcagtccctttgtgaggggatctgccggattctcatctgatgataccctctttgccacgaggagtccttcttcaattcgatgtctgataaaatggtattttctgtcgatgtgtctggatctcccgtgatcccttggttccttggctaaggcaacagcactttcactatcacagaaaatttccatgggctctttaatagctggtacaactccaaggtctccaatgaagttcttcagccatatcgcctcctttgctgcctcgctagctgcaatatactctgattcacaagtagaatctgccactttctcttgcttggaactcttccaagaaattgctcctccgtttagggtaaagacccagcccgactgagagcggaaattatccctatcagtctggaagctagcatcactataccctacaactctcaagtcatcactcccaccgagggtaagaacccagtccttagtcctccggaggtacttgaggatattctttaccgcagtccagtgtgccttgccagggttcgcctgatacctgctaaccatgctcaaggcaaaagctacatcgggtcgagtacacgtcatagcatacatgatcgatcctacagccgaagcataaggtgttcgactcatttctgctatctcagcctcagtgctagggctttgtgtcttactcaatctggtgttactctggatgggtaattctcctttcttggaatcctgcatgctgaatctcttcagcaccttatccaagtaggtactctgactaagtccaattagtcttttactccgatctctcatgatccttatccctaaaatataggcagcttcaccaaggtccttcatagcgaaacacttcccaagccaggactttacttcctgcagggttggaatgtcgcttcctatgagtagtatgtcat encodes:
- the LOC111905508 gene encoding pollen-specific leucine-rich repeat extensin-like protein 1, which produces MTILYGLYNGINLDYGSLLWSQLVQSLNSSTRHSEISCGRFWTIITRRAIDNFQIPIMKHAMLSSVATFHTKKIIFSDATKFSHIGSIPETMYMCVSSESNVMTAYRKLSPKGPRELTPEMQVALDVVEKPVKRWKKANTKKVETEGPSTKTTKSKKQKAEEASSSTPKKVKKMTRRPKNPSFSNSEHDEEQSANEDEEVGHEGSPRGNRPPRPPTPTEQLNDKIPTPPPSPLKNTVPASVAPIPPPPTTQNTTTILPPPPVSTIPFSTTPLPPPIISQATTTTTPISTTTT